The genomic window CGGCGCAGCGCAATGCGCAGATGCTCAACGCGCTGGCCGACAGCGGCCTGCCGCTGGTGGGCATCGATCCCTCCATGACCCTGACCTACCGCCAGGAATACGCCTATGCGCTGGCTACTGACAAGCTGCCCCCGGTGCGGCTGGTGCAGGAATGGCTGGTGGAGCAGCAGGCGGTGCTGGAGGCGGCTGGCAAGAGTATGCCGGCAGGGCACTTCAAGCTGCTGGCCCACTGCACCGAGAAGACCTCGGCGGCGCCGTCCATTCGCAACTGGCAGCAGATTTTTTCGGCCATGGGGCAGCGTCTCGAACTGCTGGCGGTGGGCTGCTGTGGCATGTCCGGCACCTACGGTCACGAGAGCGCCAATCTTGAAACATCGCGGCGTATCTATGATCTGAGCTGGCGTGAGCCTGTGAACGATGCCGAAAACCACGAGCGGCTGCTGGCGACCGGTTATTCGTGCCGCAGCCAGGTGAAGCGCCTGGACGATCAGGAAGTACCGCACCCGGTGCAGGCGCTGCTGGAACAGCTGTGCCAGGCGAGGGTCTGATTAGCCGCTAATCTTCTGCAAAGAGCTAACGAAAAGGCGCCCGTGTTTTGCACGGGCGCCTTTTTTGCAGGGGTTGGTTAGGTCAGCGCCTTGGGGGGAATGCGGCGACCTGTACTGCGGCCTTATTTTTCAACGAAGGCGCGTTCGATCACATAGTGGCTCTGTTCGCCATGGCGTGATTCGCTGAAACCCCAGTCGTTCAGAATGTCGCAGGTTTCCTTCAGCATGCTCGGGCTGCCGCAGATCATGAAGCGGTCATCCTCGAGGTTGGGCTGTGGCAACCCCAGGTCGCTGAACAGCTTGCCGCTGCGCATCAGGTCGGTCAGGCGACCCTGATTACGGAAGGACTCGCGGGTGACCGTCGGGTAGTACAGCAGCTTTTCGCGGATTTCCTCGCCGAAAAATTCGTTGTTCGGCAGTTCTTCCAGTATGGTCTGCTGATAGGCCAGTTCTGATACCGAGCGTACGCCGTGGGTCAGAATCACGCGGTCGTAGCGATCATAGATTTCAGGGTCGCGGATAATGCTCATAAAGGGTGCAAGGCCGGTTCCGGTGCTGAGCAGGTACAGATTACGTCCGGGCAACAGGTGGTCGGCCACCAGGGTGCCGGTCGGTTTGCGGCTGATCAGCACCTCGTCACCAACCTGCAGGCGCTGCAGGTGAGAGGTCAGTGGGCCGTCCTGTACCTTGATGCTGAAGAATTCCATTTCGTCTTCGTAGTTGGCACTGGCAATACTGTAAGCGCGCATTAGCGGGCGCCCTTCGAGCTCCAGGCCGATCATGGTGAAATGGCCGTTCTTGAAGCGAAAACCCGGATCACGGGTTGTGGTGAAGCTGAACAGTGTTTCGTTCCAGTGGTGTACGGCGGTAACCGTTTCGCGATTGTGGCTGCTCATGCTGTCGTGTCCTT from Marinobacterium aestuarii includes these protein-coding regions:
- a CDS encoding ferredoxin--NADP reductase; this encodes MSSHNRETVTAVHHWNETLFSFTTTRDPGFRFKNGHFTMIGLELEGRPLMRAYSIASANYEDEMEFFSIKVQDGPLTSHLQRLQVGDEVLISRKPTGTLVADHLLPGRNLYLLSTGTGLAPFMSIIRDPEIYDRYDRVILTHGVRSVSELAYQQTILEELPNNEFFGEEIREKLLYYPTVTRESFRNQGRLTDLMRSGKLFSDLGLPQPNLEDDRFMICGSPSMLKETCDILNDWGFSESRHGEQSHYVIERAFVEK